In Nocardia sp. NBC_00403, one DNA window encodes the following:
- a CDS encoding type IV secretory system conjugative DNA transfer family protein, producing the protein MAKKKKVQDPAIAGPDVTLYMIYAGFAILGTLWIALHLGNAMAVTRQDVPINPIAIVADLARGKLHWPRASTVLVLLVIGLLLVYLYVRKQLQKRQGKGRLAIDDKADVMGNGSAIASLTEAGVRAKAETLGVRLGYNDAPGVPIGIGVADGVMLYGSYEDLHLDIWGPRQGKSTSRVIPAILTAIGPVLATSNKRDVVDATRDVRKAKGSPTFVFDPQGVAGEEPTWYWDPLAWVDAHHDGAEMRAARLAGHFADADNGSDSTKSDVFFDPEAEDLLAGLFLAAALGGLPIVQVWDWVTNPGDSEPIELLRNASKHYTASGLAMQYNADPRTKSGIFGTAKKMIRCLQLSNVHSWILPGDNREQFDELAFLEANGTLYSLSLEGRGSAAPLVSALTEAVIDVAMRKASRSPGGRLPIPMLAVLDEAANVVRWKDLPKQYSHFGSRGIVVMTVLQSWAQGARCWGDAGMLALWSAANVKVLGPGVDDMNFLRDRSEAIGEYDAVSSSVSESKGGKSYSRSLGSSKTFTAHGLATLPQGRAIVFTSGQPAVLVRTVPWWEGEYSADVKKSIEHHLPGRKTEIIDLIGSPSLTKVTPPPEYGQSEEVRPL; encoded by the coding sequence ATGGCGAAGAAGAAGAAGGTGCAGGATCCGGCCATAGCCGGGCCCGACGTCACCCTGTACATGATCTACGCCGGTTTCGCGATCCTCGGGACTCTGTGGATCGCACTGCATCTCGGCAACGCGATGGCGGTCACCCGCCAGGACGTCCCGATCAATCCGATCGCCATCGTCGCCGACCTCGCCCGCGGCAAACTGCACTGGCCGCGGGCATCCACGGTCCTCGTGCTGCTGGTGATCGGGCTCTTACTGGTCTACCTCTACGTGCGCAAGCAGTTGCAGAAGCGCCAGGGCAAAGGACGCCTGGCCATCGACGACAAGGCCGATGTGATGGGCAACGGCAGCGCCATCGCCTCGCTCACCGAGGCAGGCGTGCGGGCCAAGGCCGAAACGCTCGGTGTGCGTCTCGGTTACAACGACGCACCCGGTGTGCCGATCGGCATCGGTGTCGCCGACGGGGTGATGCTCTACGGTTCCTACGAGGACCTGCACCTGGATATCTGGGGTCCGCGGCAGGGCAAGTCGACCTCACGGGTGATCCCGGCGATCCTGACCGCGATCGGTCCGGTCCTTGCCACCTCCAACAAACGGGACGTGGTGGACGCGACCCGGGATGTGCGCAAGGCCAAGGGAAGTCCGACATTCGTCTTCGACCCACAGGGCGTGGCGGGCGAGGAACCCACCTGGTACTGGGATCCGTTGGCCTGGGTGGATGCTCACCACGACGGCGCCGAAATGCGGGCCGCGCGACTGGCCGGGCACTTCGCCGACGCCGACAACGGTTCGGACTCCACGAAGTCGGATGTGTTCTTCGACCCGGAGGCCGAAGATCTGCTGGCCGGTCTGTTCCTGGCCGCGGCGCTCGGCGGCCTGCCGATCGTGCAGGTGTGGGACTGGGTGACCAACCCCGGTGACTCCGAGCCCATCGAGCTGCTGCGCAATGCCAGCAAGCACTACACGGCCTCGGGTCTTGCCATGCAGTACAACGCCGATCCGCGAACCAAGAGTGGCATTTTCGGTACCGCGAAGAAGATGATCCGGTGTCTGCAGCTGTCGAACGTGCACTCTTGGATCTTGCCCGGCGACAACAGAGAGCAGTTCGACGAACTCGCCTTCCTCGAGGCCAACGGCACCCTCTACAGCCTCTCGCTGGAGGGTCGCGGCTCCGCGGCGCCCCTGGTGAGTGCGCTGACCGAGGCCGTCATCGACGTGGCCATGCGTAAGGCGTCGCGCTCGCCGGGCGGTCGCCTGCCCATTCCGATGCTCGCCGTGCTCGACGAGGCGGCCAACGTGGTGCGCTGGAAGGATCTGCCCAAGCAGTACAGCCACTTCGGATCGCGCGGCATCGTGGTGATGACGGTGCTGCAGTCCTGGGCCCAGGGTGCGCGCTGCTGGGGAGACGCCGGCATGCTCGCGCTGTGGTCGGCGGCCAACGTCAAGGTGCTCGGCCCCGGTGTGGACGATATGAATTTCCTGCGGGACCGCTCCGAGGCGATCGGCGAATACGATGCCGTGTCCTCTTCGGTCTCCGAATCCAAAGGCGGCAAGAGCTATTCGCGCTCGCTCGGCTCGTCGAAGACGTTCACCGCGCACGGGTTGGCAACCCTGCCGCAGGGCCGTGCGATCGTCTTCACCTCCGGCCAGCCTGCGGTGCTGGTCCGCACCGTGCCCTGGTGGGAGGGCGAGTACTCTGCCGACGTGAAGAAGTCGATCGAGCACCATCTCCCGGGGCGCAAGACCGAAATCATCGACCTGATCGGCTCACCTTCGCTGACCAAGGTCACTCCACCACCTGAATACGGCCAATCCGAGGAGGTCCGGCCGCTGTGA
- a CDS encoding peptidoglycan DD-metalloendopeptidase family protein translates to MTGRSILWFALGAVLALMTLVVVIVMPAVDEDCEGYSVLGPSQTALPSLGGFAPGDPRAAASIATSTATNPSVTQTNPTATGTPSLAAGSGPIRRTLPLAVGTFTVSDVFGARGGAHLGVDLAATDGTTIYSVSEGRVVAAGPASGFGNWIVVDSVDTNGRSYSAVYGHMWDSGVHVRVGDTVTAGQPIAQVGSAGESSGPHLHFEIVPGGRFTGGRQIDPLPWLDGAPTPDVGGARAFSNDPRCSRGFGTAGGALAAGKVPPELEIWYRRAGSLCPQITPSLLAAQGRQESGFQRGANSPAGAQGLAQFLPGTAASTNPDDGRPYVVDADGNGVASVWDDGDAIVGQGRYMCAIAHKIMAWQAEGRVHGDITALTLAAYNAGEGAVLASGGMPNQVAAHYSETQPYVANILAMEPQYRAPGSLGRFTPKGGSSGENIVEAAHEWLGQPYVWGGGGPQGPSGGGLDGPGLTSAAVFAASSGTVTLPRTAEQQWEAGVEVPMGKLAPGDLVFSAFGPRGPAQVGIYSGNGRMIQSVPGAEARSRGGVTQVAVPGDARARRVL, encoded by the coding sequence GTGACCGGCCGCTCCATCCTCTGGTTTGCCCTCGGCGCGGTGCTGGCGCTGATGACCCTTGTCGTAGTGATCGTGATGCCCGCGGTGGATGAGGACTGTGAGGGTTACTCGGTGCTCGGGCCGTCGCAGACCGCCCTGCCGTCGCTGGGTGGTTTCGCGCCGGGTGATCCCCGCGCCGCAGCCTCGATCGCCACCTCTACGGCAACGAATCCTTCTGTGACGCAGACGAACCCGACCGCTACCGGGACGCCGTCGCTCGCGGCCGGTAGCGGGCCGATCCGTCGCACCTTGCCACTGGCGGTGGGCACCTTCACCGTGTCCGATGTGTTCGGTGCGCGCGGCGGCGCTCATCTCGGCGTCGACCTGGCCGCCACCGACGGCACCACGATCTACTCGGTGTCCGAAGGCCGCGTTGTGGCGGCCGGTCCCGCATCGGGTTTCGGCAACTGGATCGTCGTCGACTCGGTCGACACCAACGGCCGCTCGTATTCGGCGGTGTACGGCCACATGTGGGACAGCGGTGTGCACGTGCGCGTCGGCGACACGGTGACCGCGGGCCAGCCGATCGCTCAGGTGGGCTCGGCGGGTGAATCCAGTGGTCCGCATCTGCATTTCGAGATCGTGCCGGGCGGCCGCTTCACCGGGGGGCGTCAAATCGACCCACTGCCGTGGCTCGACGGTGCGCCGACGCCGGATGTCGGTGGTGCGCGGGCGTTTTCGAACGATCCGCGGTGCAGCCGTGGCTTCGGCACCGCAGGCGGCGCGCTGGCCGCGGGCAAGGTGCCCCCGGAGCTCGAAATCTGGTATCGCCGTGCGGGCTCGCTGTGCCCGCAGATCACCCCGTCGCTGTTGGCTGCCCAGGGTAGGCAGGAGTCCGGATTCCAGCGCGGCGCGAACTCACCGGCCGGTGCGCAGGGCCTCGCGCAGTTCCTGCCGGGCACCGCGGCGAGCACGAACCCCGACGACGGCCGCCCGTATGTCGTCGACGCCGATGGCAACGGCGTTGCCAGCGTGTGGGACGACGGCGATGCGATCGTCGGCCAGGGCCGTTATATGTGCGCCATCGCGCACAAGATCATGGCCTGGCAGGCCGAGGGGCGCGTGCACGGCGACATCACCGCGTTGACCCTGGCCGCCTACAACGCAGGTGAGGGCGCGGTGCTCGCCTCCGGCGGCATGCCGAATCAGGTGGCGGCGCACTACTCCGAGACCCAGCCCTATGTCGCGAACATCCTCGCGATGGAGCCGCAGTACCGGGCGCCGGGCTCGCTCGGTCGCTTCACTCCGAAGGGTGGGTCCAGTGGGGAGAACATCGTGGAGGCCGCGCACGAATGGCTCGGTCAGCCGTATGTCTGGGGCGGCGGTGGTCCGCAGGGACCCAGCGGTGGCGGTCTGGACGGTCCCGGCTTGACCTCGGCGGCGGTGTTCGCGGCCTCCTCCGGGACCGTGACATTGCCGCGGACCGCCGAACAGCAGTGGGAGGCGGGTGTCGAGGTGCCGATGGGCAAACTGGCGCCGGGTGATCTGGTGTTCAGTGCCTTCGGCCCGCGGGGTCCCGCGCAGGTCGGAATCTATTCCGGCAATGGACGAATGATCCAGTCGGTGCCAGGTGCGGAGGCGCGCTCGCGCGGCGGCGTGACCCAGGTCGCGGTGCCCGGAGACGCGCGAGCCAGGAGGGTACTGTGA
- a CDS encoding peptidylprolyl isomerase, with amino-acid sequence MPSNEQRRAAAKRKLERQLANRADRARKRKQLAIAGSVLGVVVAVAAVTGVYFLTRGDDSENNAASETKDASLSAAAPPAAQAKPASVNCTYRDGQRPADKPVNKPRTEGILTDGPNAKLSVSMETSQGPIGLTLNNAESPCTVNSFASLASQGYFDGSSCHRMTAGEGLKVLQCGDPTGTGMGGPGYEFANEYPTDQYAPGDPAAESQPVAYKRGVLAMANAGPGPDGGGTNGSQFFIVYGDSELPPQYTIFGTVDQDGLATLDKIAKGGQDNANGPGDGKPKLPVTISSMRLD; translated from the coding sequence GTGCCGAGCAACGAACAGCGGCGAGCAGCGGCCAAACGCAAGCTGGAACGCCAGCTCGCCAACCGGGCCGATCGGGCGCGCAAGCGCAAGCAACTCGCGATCGCCGGGTCTGTGCTCGGCGTCGTCGTCGCGGTCGCGGCGGTCACCGGCGTCTATTTCCTGACCCGTGGCGACGACAGCGAGAACAACGCCGCGTCCGAGACCAAGGACGCCTCGCTCTCGGCTGCGGCGCCGCCTGCCGCGCAGGCCAAGCCCGCCTCGGTGAACTGCACCTACCGCGACGGCCAGCGGCCCGCGGACAAGCCGGTGAACAAGCCGCGCACCGAGGGCATCCTGACCGACGGCCCCAATGCCAAGTTGAGTGTCAGCATGGAAACCAGCCAGGGCCCCATCGGCCTCACGTTGAACAACGCCGAGTCACCCTGCACCGTGAACAGTTTCGCGAGCCTGGCGAGCCAGGGCTACTTCGACGGGTCCAGCTGCCACCGCATGACCGCGGGCGAGGGCCTGAAGGTGCTGCAGTGCGGTGACCCGACCGGCACCGGAATGGGTGGTCCCGGTTACGAATTCGCCAACGAATACCCGACCGATCAGTACGCGCCCGGCGATCCGGCCGCGGAATCGCAGCCGGTCGCCTACAAGCGCGGCGTGCTCGCGATGGCCAATGCGGGCCCCGGCCCCGATGGCGGCGGCACCAACGGCAGCCAGTTCTTCATCGTCTATGGCGATTCCGAATTGCCGCCGCAATACACCATTTTCGGCACTGTCGACCAGGACGGCCTCGCGACGCTGGACAAGATCGCCAAGGGTGGTCAGGACAACGCGAACGGCCCCGGCGACGGCAAGCCGAAGCTTCCCGTGACCATCTCCTCGATGCGCCTCGACTGA
- a CDS encoding transposase, with the protein MVQTCACELEVGRVMPHRSYRRVSPEVRNAAVAQVMALTGKLRSESEACRVVAEQIGVHTNSVRNWVRAAEGPSLERLDATALRRKVALLQQQLAAAAEMNRTLADTLNESRRQR; encoded by the coding sequence ATGGTGCAGACCTGTGCGTGCGAGCTGGAGGTGGGCCGCGTGATGCCGCATCGGTCCTATCGGAGAGTGTCGCCGGAGGTGCGCAATGCCGCGGTGGCGCAGGTCATGGCGTTGACCGGCAAGCTGCGCAGCGAATCGGAGGCATGCAGGGTGGTCGCCGAACAGATCGGTGTGCATACGAATTCGGTGCGCAATTGGGTGCGCGCCGCCGAAGGACCGAGCTTGGAACGGCTGGACGCGACCGCGCTGCGCCGTAAAGTGGCACTGCTGCAACAGCAATTGGCTGCGGCCGCCGAAATGAATCGCACCCTCGCCGACACCCTCAACGAATCCCGGCGCCAACGGTGA
- a CDS encoding DUF4913 domain-containing protein, giving the protein MTEQQQQPMIHTSVVEFVENYLSLVYRRQVTDISETVWCPEWWKHAEAVARLDALWRAWEHYRLQPSTGLSVWFLDHADPHMTKLFDPRGPFKYCSVRNGHKDMLSPLPLKSPAQGLFGDPTVGDFRM; this is encoded by the coding sequence GTGACCGAACAGCAGCAACAGCCGATGATTCACACCAGCGTGGTGGAATTCGTCGAGAACTATCTGAGTCTCGTCTACCGCCGCCAGGTGACCGACATCAGTGAAACGGTGTGGTGCCCCGAATGGTGGAAGCATGCCGAGGCGGTGGCGCGGCTGGATGCGCTGTGGCGGGCGTGGGAGCACTACCGGCTGCAGCCGAGCACCGGGCTGAGCGTGTGGTTCCTCGACCATGCCGACCCGCATATGACGAAACTGTTCGATCCCCGTGGGCCGTTCAAGTACTGCAGCGTGCGCAACGGGCACAAGGACATGCTGAGCCCGCTGCCGCTGAAGTCCCCGGCCCAGGGGCTGTTCGGTGATCCGACCGTCGGCGACTTCCGAATGTGA